From a region of the Bdellovibrionota bacterium genome:
- a CDS encoding BatD family protein, whose product MVKIGSGALSTLILLFSLFTGLKVEAKDEVIATINGQANGEVQIVMGQSFLYSIIVSSSESGGVGEPRLPDISGFNLVDRGSQVESRSEFVNGKFSFVRRQIFNYRLVPQAPGEFTITPAEVVVGQNTLRSNSINLKVMKSAGNVRPSQPQAPQPNYGEDDAQDAMDEADAIFSQLLQRTIPKAQQAPSNINPDEAFFIRVEVDKQKVYAGEQITATWYLYTQNNLTNFEPMKYPDLKSFWKEDIEIATRLNFTNVVINGLPYKKALLVSYALFPIKPGTATIDSYKLRATAIMSSAFGVFGKPYTFTKVNPPVKIEVLPVPSQGQPTDYSGAVGTFDIKGSVDKTTVAANEPFTFKVRFEGKGNAKQIEIPALNLPEGFEQYDTKSDSKFSTDGSSFKEFEILLIPRKTGELTIPGLSVSFFNPNTRQFEKRTTQPIPLKVVAGKNQLPSGGDQGFMTQSQEKVKITLPNLVYKESSFTMTQEMWNKIWMIVTVLTALALMGLYIKEIRVGEKRIVLVQEMSKRMNGVSKLQSDKKFREAGVSVVNLVDFLLSEMTMDQDTHQIDQLIEKLPPSVLRVLDDKFRQSLKYFETLGFAPEEIVGPIANDKRFKEEIKSLKGYLTRAIEIYQKNS is encoded by the coding sequence ATGGTAAAGATTGGTAGTGGAGCTTTAAGTACTTTAATATTATTATTTTCTCTTTTCACAGGCCTTAAAGTAGAAGCCAAAGACGAAGTGATTGCCACAATCAACGGCCAGGCGAATGGCGAAGTCCAAATCGTGATGGGGCAATCGTTTCTCTATTCCATTATTGTATCTAGCTCTGAAAGTGGTGGAGTGGGTGAGCCAAGGCTACCGGATATCAGTGGATTTAATCTCGTTGATCGTGGGTCTCAGGTGGAATCGCGTAGTGAATTCGTAAATGGAAAGTTCAGTTTTGTTAGACGTCAGATTTTTAATTATCGACTGGTGCCGCAAGCTCCTGGAGAGTTCACCATCACGCCGGCGGAAGTGGTTGTGGGTCAAAATACCTTAAGAAGTAATTCTATAAATCTAAAAGTAATGAAGAGTGCTGGTAACGTAAGGCCATCACAACCGCAGGCGCCTCAGCCAAACTACGGAGAAGATGATGCGCAAGACGCCATGGACGAAGCCGATGCGATCTTCAGTCAGTTGTTGCAAAGGACAATTCCTAAAGCTCAGCAAGCTCCATCGAATATCAATCCTGATGAAGCATTTTTTATTCGTGTAGAAGTGGATAAGCAAAAAGTTTACGCCGGAGAGCAAATCACAGCGACCTGGTATCTCTATACGCAAAACAATTTAACAAACTTTGAACCGATGAAATATCCAGATCTAAAAAGCTTTTGGAAAGAAGATATCGAGATTGCTACGAGATTGAATTTTACAAACGTAGTGATCAATGGTTTGCCATATAAAAAAGCATTGCTCGTTTCCTACGCTCTCTTTCCAATTAAGCCAGGAACTGCAACAATTGATTCTTACAAATTAAGGGCAACAGCAATCATGTCGAGTGCTTTTGGTGTATTTGGAAAGCCCTATACTTTCACCAAAGTAAATCCTCCAGTAAAAATTGAAGTGTTGCCGGTGCCATCTCAAGGTCAGCCTACGGATTATTCTGGTGCAGTTGGAACATTTGATATCAAGGGTTCTGTAGACAAAACAACTGTGGCAGCAAATGAACCTTTCACCTTCAAAGTGAGATTTGAAGGCAAAGGAAACGCCAAGCAAATTGAGATTCCAGCTTTAAATTTGCCTGAAGGATTTGAGCAATATGATACAAAGAGTGATTCAAAATTTTCAACTGATGGATCAAGTTTTAAAGAATTTGAAATTCTGTTGATTCCAAGAAAAACCGGGGAACTTACTATTCCGGGTCTGAGCGTGAGTTTTTTTAATCCTAACACTCGTCAATTTGAAAAGAGAACGACTCAGCCAATTCCACTCAAAGTTGTGGCGGGTAAAAATCAACTGCCATCGGGTGGTGATCAGGGATTCATGACTCAGTCTCAAGAAAAAGTAAAAATCACTTTGCCAAATTTGGTTTACAAAGAATCTTCATTCACAATGACACAAGAAATGTGGAATAAAATTTGGATGATAGTCACTGTACTTACGGCGTTAGCTTTGATGGGGCTTTATATCAAAGAGATTAGAGTTGGTGAGAAAAGAATTGTGCTTGTTCAAGAAATGAGCAAGCGTATGAATGGAGTCTCAAAACTTCAGAGCGATAAAAAATTCAGAGAAGCGGGCGTATCCGTGGTGAACTTGGTGGACTTCCTGCTCAGTGAAATGACGATGGATCAAGATACACATCAAATTGACCAATTGATTGAAAAATTGCCCCCAAGTGTTTTGAGAGTTTTAGATGATAAATTTAGACAGAGTTTAAAATATTTTGAGACATTGGGCTTTGCTCCGGAAGAAATTGTAGGGCCAATTGCTAATGACAAGAGGTTTAAAGAGGAAATCAAATCTTTAAAAGGTTATTTGACTCGTGCTATAGAAATCTATCAAAAGAATAGTTAG
- a CDS encoding tetratricopeptide repeat protein, translating to MIISLLLLLSGAFAENPSLVYKNNKAVGMFADEKLIDSKIQLEKEVVNYPKAGALHYNLGVVHENSKEPEKAIKEYLSTANSTEDQNLKFQSLFNAARVYGEQKNIPSALKYYQAALDIRPESEEVKNNIELLFQGNGGGGNDSDKEQKSDEQNKQDQKQQQQPKEPDQQKQDQNKKKAPKPFKSQDLSEQDVRRILDELKRQEEQIRAKMNDKKSKETPNGKDW from the coding sequence ATGATAATTTCATTACTGTTACTCTTGAGTGGTGCTTTTGCGGAAAATCCTTCGTTGGTTTACAAGAATAACAAGGCTGTGGGGATGTTTGCAGATGAGAAACTTATAGATAGTAAAATCCAGCTTGAAAAAGAAGTGGTGAATTATCCAAAGGCTGGAGCTCTTCATTATAACTTGGGCGTTGTTCATGAGAATTCCAAGGAACCAGAAAAAGCGATCAAAGAATATTTATCAACAGCTAATTCTACTGAAGATCAAAATTTGAAATTTCAATCCTTATTTAACGCCGCAAGAGTTTATGGAGAGCAAAAGAATATTCCAAGTGCCTTAAAATATTATCAGGCGGCTTTGGATATTCGCCCCGAATCAGAAGAAGTAAAAAACAATATTGAATTATTGTTCCAGGGCAATGGTGGCGGGGGAAATGATTCTGATAAGGAGCAAAAATCAGATGAACAGAACAAGCAAGATCAAAAGCAGCAGCAGCAACCAAAAGAACCTGATCAACAAAAGCAGGACCAAAACAAGAAAAAAGCTCCAAAGCCTTTCAAAAGTCAGGATTTGAGTGAGCAAGATGTCAGAAGAATTTTAGATGAATTAAAAAGGCAAGAAGAACAAATTCGCGCCAAAATGAATGATAAAAAAAGCAAGGAGACTCCAAATGGTAAAGATTGGTAG
- a CDS encoding VWA domain-containing protein yields MFRFQDMIYLYYLAAIPVLIVLAFLAFKIRSDKIKKLFKAEIYDSLTGFLSKRKRNIKFILEILAVVFIVISLARPQLGESTEQVKMEGIEIIFALDISNSMMAEDLKPNRLEVSKNIITKLLDRVNGYKVGLIGFAGSAALMSPLTTDYSALKMFLETINPNSISNQGTNFGSVIKAALDSFKRGGIEEDELTKVTKVIVFISDGEDHDDDTLKQAKDLVSKGVRIFTIGAGTAQGAPIPARDDFGQLKGYKKNSEGQIVMSKVNTDFLRQLASEGKGAYYHASFTGDEVRQLEADLGKLEKSEFESDFMKKYDERFQIPLFIAFILLMIEMLMTERKNITERKPK; encoded by the coding sequence ATGTTCCGTTTTCAAGATATGATTTATTTATACTATTTGGCAGCAATACCGGTGCTGATTGTTTTGGCCTTCTTGGCTTTCAAAATTCGCTCGGATAAAATTAAAAAACTATTCAAGGCAGAGATTTATGATTCTTTGACTGGCTTTCTTTCTAAAAGAAAGCGCAATATAAAATTTATTCTTGAAATTCTCGCGGTCGTATTCATTGTGATTTCTCTTGCCCGTCCGCAATTAGGAGAGTCAACGGAACAAGTTAAAATGGAAGGGATTGAGATTATTTTTGCACTCGATATTTCTAACTCCATGATGGCTGAAGATTTAAAGCCGAACCGTCTAGAAGTTTCAAAGAACATTATTACCAAGCTTTTGGATCGCGTGAATGGATATAAAGTGGGATTGATTGGTTTTGCGGGAAGTGCCGCACTCATGTCCCCACTGACCACTGATTATTCAGCGTTGAAGATGTTTTTAGAAACGATCAACCCGAACTCCATCAGTAATCAAGGAACAAATTTTGGGTCCGTGATTAAAGCAGCCCTGGATTCTTTCAAGCGCGGTGGAATTGAAGAAGACGAGCTCACTAAAGTTACAAAAGTGATAGTATTTATTTCCGATGGTGAAGACCATGACGATGACACTTTGAAACAAGCCAAAGACCTTGTAAGTAAAGGTGTGCGTATCTTCACGATTGGTGCGGGAACGGCGCAAGGCGCGCCCATTCCAGCAAGAGATGATTTTGGTCAATTGAAGGGCTACAAAAAAAATTCTGAAGGTCAAATTGTTATGTCTAAGGTCAACACTGATTTCTTGAGACAATTGGCTTCAGAGGGCAAGGGTGCCTATTATCATGCTTCGTTTACTGGTGATGAAGTAAGGCAATTGGAAGCAGATCTTGGGAAATTAGAAAAATCGGAATTTGAAAGCGACTTTATGAAAAAGTATGACGAGAGATTTCAAATTCCATTGTTTATTGCTTTTATTCTTTTGATGATCGAGATGTTGATGACGGAACGTAAAAATATCACGGAGAGGAAACCAAAATGA
- a CDS encoding VWA domain-containing protein, with protein MTWHNPWAFSLLILILLYIGYYVLYLAKKKPTLKFSSLGQIARLPRGIRSYLSGLPLLLKILALICLVFALARPQVSDTKVKRNVEGIDIMMTLDISDSMLIEDMQPVNRMESSKKTIEDFIKKRVSDRIGLVVFSGESYTRVPLTLDYPILLESLRKVEPTRSIKMGTAIGVALANAVARLKDSTAKSRVIILLTDGENNSGTIDPETSLDIAKGYGIKIYSIGAGVDGEAQLPVTMTDPFGRTIKTYQPIHSKVNDDLLGRLASETGGKYYRAGSTGALQKVFQDIDRLEKTKIEVNKFTRYTELYQTYLKWAFYLLVASLFLRLTLLRRGP; from the coding sequence ATGACCTGGCATAATCCTTGGGCTTTTTCATTACTGATTTTGATTTTGCTCTATATTGGTTATTACGTTTTATACTTAGCCAAGAAAAAACCGACGTTAAAATTTTCAAGCCTTGGACAGATTGCAAGGCTTCCTCGAGGGATAAGATCTTACCTTTCTGGTTTGCCATTATTATTAAAAATTTTAGCATTGATCTGTTTGGTGTTTGCATTGGCGAGACCTCAAGTTTCTGATACAAAAGTAAAAAGAAATGTTGAAGGTATTGACATCATGATGACCTTAGATATCTCGGACAGTATGTTGATTGAAGACATGCAGCCGGTGAACCGTATGGAATCTTCTAAAAAAACAATTGAAGATTTCATTAAGAAAAGAGTTTCTGACCGTATTGGCCTAGTGGTTTTTTCTGGTGAATCCTACACCAGAGTGCCGCTGACCCTTGATTATCCTATTCTATTAGAAAGCTTAAGAAAAGTTGAGCCCACCAGATCCATCAAGATGGGAACCGCGATTGGTGTGGCGCTGGCCAATGCTGTTGCAAGATTAAAAGATTCTACGGCGAAGAGTCGGGTAATTATTCTTTTAACGGACGGCGAAAATAACTCTGGAACCATTGATCCAGAAACATCTCTAGACATTGCCAAAGGCTACGGAATTAAAATTTATTCTATTGGTGCCGGCGTAGATGGAGAAGCCCAGCTTCCGGTGACGATGACCGATCCATTTGGTAGAACTATAAAAACATACCAGCCGATCCACTCGAAAGTAAATGACGATCTTTTAGGGAGATTGGCGAGTGAAACGGGTGGAAAATACTACCGCGCAGGTAGCACAGGGGCTTTGCAAAAAGTTTTCCAAGACATTGACCGTTTAGAAAAAACAAAAATTGAAGTGAATAAATTCACAAGATATACAGAGCTCTACCAAACTTATTTGAAGTGGGCCTTTTATCTATTGGTGGCAAGTCTTTTCTTAAGGCTTACACTTTTGAGAAGGGGGCCGTAG
- a CDS encoding DUF58 domain-containing protein — MELSPELLKKVKLLEIQTRKLVNSLFAGEYHSAFKGQGMTFSDFREYVPGDDVRHISWTLTARADKPYIKKYDEERELTLMIAVDVSGSGEFGSKYYLKKDVIAQLAALLSFSAVKNNDRIGLLLFSDTVEHYVPPKKGRGHVHRILRDILFFEPRSKKTKISEAMEHLRAVLNKKTNIFIFSDFIDTNYERSLRFLGKKHDTVAVVVEDQFENELPSMGLVEMQDSETDQIIAVDTSSPLFKKHYKEKSIESKKLRDQELRKSGVGKIVVQTNNDFVDPLISYFKMRSRK; from the coding sequence ATGGAACTCAGTCCTGAGCTTTTAAAAAAAGTTAAGCTTCTTGAAATTCAAACAAGAAAGCTAGTGAACTCTCTTTTTGCAGGAGAGTACCATTCTGCTTTTAAAGGCCAGGGTATGACTTTTTCTGATTTCAGAGAGTATGTTCCGGGCGATGATGTGCGACACATCTCTTGGACTCTCACGGCACGAGCCGATAAGCCATACATAAAAAAATATGATGAAGAGCGCGAACTCACGTTGATGATTGCTGTGGATGTGAGTGGATCCGGAGAGTTTGGTTCTAAGTATTACTTAAAAAAAGATGTAATTGCTCAATTGGCTGCGCTCTTGAGTTTTAGTGCGGTGAAGAATAACGATAGAATTGGTCTCTTGCTTTTCTCGGATACAGTCGAGCATTACGTTCCTCCTAAGAAAGGCCGTGGTCATGTGCACAGAATCCTCAGAGATATTTTATTCTTTGAACCTCGCAGTAAGAAAACAAAAATTTCAGAAGCGATGGAACATCTGCGAGCAGTGCTGAATAAAAAAACAAATATATTTATATTCTCAGACTTTATCGACACGAACTACGAACGTTCACTGAGGTTTTTGGGTAAGAAGCACGATACGGTTGCGGTCGTTGTTGAAGATCAATTTGAAAATGAATTGCCTTCAATGGGTTTAGTAGAAATGCAAGATTCTGAAACAGATCAAATCATCGCGGTAGATACATCTAGTCCGCTATTTAAAAAACATTACAAAGAGAAAAGTATCGAAAGTAAAAAACTCAGAGACCAAGAGCTGAGAAAATCTGGTGTTGGAAAAATTGTTGTTCAAACCAATAATGATTTTGTAGATCCGCTCATTTCCTATTTCAAAATGAGGTCTCGCAAATGA
- a CDS encoding MoxR family ATPase produces the protein MQIEQLNRDIEKENPYIKSVLQEVSKVVIGQKEMAESIMMGLLTGGHVLLEGLPGLAKTLAISTFAKATSLGFQRIQFTPDLLPSDLVGTMIYNQKTNEFTSKKGPIFTNIVLADEINRAPAKVQSALLEAMAEKQVTIGDTTYPLEMPFLVLATQNPIEQEGTYPLPEAQMDRFMFKTVVKYPNRQEELTILENLSTDAIPKVNAMMGKDDILRVRKLINEIYIDAKIKNYIVEIIFATRQPSAMGLRRLESLVQVGGSPRATISLAKASRAHAFLKGRGYVTADDVKAIAYLVLRHRIILTYEAEAEEVSTDQVINEVLNHIEVP, from the coding sequence ATGCAAATCGAACAATTGAATCGTGATATTGAAAAAGAAAATCCATACATAAAATCCGTGCTTCAAGAAGTTTCTAAAGTTGTTATCGGACAAAAAGAAATGGCTGAAAGTATTATGATGGGCCTACTCACCGGTGGACACGTCTTGCTGGAAGGCCTTCCGGGATTGGCAAAAACTTTGGCGATCTCAACTTTTGCCAAGGCCACTTCGCTGGGATTCCAAAGAATTCAGTTCACTCCCGATCTGCTCCCTTCAGATCTTGTGGGGACGATGATTTATAATCAAAAGACAAATGAGTTCACTTCAAAAAAAGGTCCGATTTTTACAAATATAGTTTTGGCCGATGAGATCAACCGTGCTCCTGCAAAAGTTCAAAGTGCTTTGCTTGAAGCGATGGCGGAAAAGCAAGTGACTATTGGGGATACTACCTATCCTCTCGAAATGCCATTTTTGGTTTTGGCAACTCAGAACCCGATTGAACAAGAAGGCACATATCCACTTCCAGAAGCGCAGATGGATAGATTTATGTTCAAGACGGTGGTGAAGTATCCGAATCGCCAAGAAGAACTTACGATTTTAGAAAATCTTTCAACTGATGCAATTCCCAAAGTGAATGCGATGATGGGCAAAGATGATATTTTAAGAGTGAGAAAATTAATCAATGAAATTTACATTGATGCAAAAATTAAAAACTACATTGTTGAAATTATTTTTGCGACTAGGCAGCCGAGCGCCATGGGGTTGAGGAGGCTTGAAAGTTTAGTGCAAGTGGGTGGTTCTCCTAGAGCAACAATCTCTCTTGCAAAAGCATCGAGAGCTCATGCTTTCCTAAAGGGTCGGGGTTACGTGACGGCGGATGACGTGAAAGCCATTGCTTACTTGGTTCTTCGACATAGAATCATTTTAACTTATGAAGCCGAGGCCGAAGAAGTATCAACAGATCAAGTTATCAATGAGGTTTTAAATCACATTGAGGTGCCATAA